The genomic window cttcgttttgatttacggcgaggtgggaccagcttcaatgcgcattaccaacacctactggttgaagtcatatgaactgaaaaaagaacgattcTGCAAATtcggttcacttaaaagaacggGAATGCACATAACTACTTTGGGGCGCGTTTGAAAATCACACCAACTTCCGTGCACGACTCTGCGCGTAAGTGCGTATGGAGCGTGTGTTCCCTTCCCTTCATTTCCTAACGCATCAGAAGTGTTCCGTTGGAGCGCCGAGTGCGCGCACTGGCACACCGTTTTCAGTGCATTATGAATTTCTAAATGGCAAAATCGATTAACGCACAGGATTTCCGAAAGGTAACAACAGTGTACTGAACGATTGGGTTGTATTCCCGAACGCGCCTTGTGTGTTAcatcaaaataaacacgtaatgAAACAGCCATTTTGCTCGACGATGTCCACGTTTCAAAAAACGTCCCTGCAGACTGAAGAGGCTTTCTACTTATTTTACCACACTAACTCTACCTAATTATTATACAACCAAATAAACAAACGATCCAACCAACCCCTCAAAATTATACAGAGTATCCACGAGGAACTTCATTCCACCACTGCGTTTCACACGAGTAAATATGCACAACGCGCCCTTGCTAACGTTGAGGGTCATCCCGTAAATGATACGAGAATGAGCTTATAGTGTTAGCAAAATGTCAAGTTTCTCTAGATCTGCCCAGGTAGTGATTTTATACATTTTATCAATGTGTCATGCGTTCTGTCCTTTTAGATTATAGAGTTACCTCGTTACCTATCTCTAAAGCAAGTAGGAGACCTACGAGAAATGTGCTTGATCGGTTTGGTATAAACATCGGTCTGCCAATTTTAAGATATGGCCATGTAGCAGTTCTGTATTTTCAGTTACTGTAGATTTGTGTTGTGCCACTTGTGGTCTCATTTGGATGATTACTATCAATCTCGCAATGAAACGTAGTCAATATTTCACTTATTCCAACACAACTGCAGAAGAGCTGAACTGTGACTAGAATTAAGTTTTTGAAACATGAAATGAATGGTACATAGTGTTCATTGTGATAACGTCACGTATTgtgattgtgtgtttgttttctttgtcaagCAATGGGCCACCTTTGCTCGTTCGTGGTTTCTGATCGACGCCAGATTGCAGCCTCCTGGGAAAATAGCTGCCATGTGCTCGATTAGGCTACAAGGGAAACACAAACCGATTTACCATGCACTCAGTGAGTTATTACGTTacacaacacaaaacaacacacaGACCTTTGTGGTTTACTAACGAATTCTTGGGGTATTGAATCAAGTTTAAATTGCAAGAAGAGACAAGaacaagatgggaaaaaatgtTGGACCAACTTCCATGGATATTCTCAATATAATTGTTATAAAAAGGAATAAAACAAACCCAATAGTTGGTTGTCAATATTTTCCACTCTGCTTtcatctttttgtgtgtgtgtttttttttttttgtaattgattTGTTGAACAAAAGTGAATTATATATTTAACAATTCACAGTTAATGTGTGTTAAAGTGATTTATCGTATCATATTGTTTGCTGAGCTTTGAACTGACTGTTCCCTGTGTGCAGGTGATTGCGGTGACCATGTCGTGATAATAAACAGTAAACACATTGCCTTCTCTGGTAACAAATGGGAGCAGAAAGTCTACTCATCACACACTGGGTGAGCGATTTTTCTCCGTTCGTAGGTTGCCCCGTCCCCGTCAGCTGCAAGTAGTTCCACTTTATACTTTTTCCTGATATTTTTATTCGGTGTTGTGCCATGAGATTTTTCCAATAATAACGATTGAGAGACTGCTTTAGAAGAGTGTCACAGTGGTCTAACAGTTCTAAGCAAAGACCAACCATGTTCTCCGGAGGTCATAAGGTCAAACGTTCCTTACTCAATGTGTTTTCCTATCTTTTTCAAAGTTACCCTGGGAGCTTCAAACAAGTCACTGCTGCTCAGCTTCATCATAAAGACCCCAAAGCTGTAAGCACCACAAAACCCCCAAAATACACACACCTTCGGTCTTTCCTCGTAaattctttaatttttttgatttGTCGAAATGAAAACAACAGATTAAAACAATTATATACtaagtcaaatgtttttttcttgcaaGACACTTCTGTTGATTAAAGTAATTTGAAACATTTCTCCTGCCACCAGATTGTGAAGTTAGCAATATATGGCAAGCTGCCCAGGAACCTGCACAGGCGTACCATGATGCAGCGTTTACATATATTTCCTGAAGACGTACGTACACATCAGCACTCAACACACATCTTAatgtatgttgtataaagctaaatctattgttttttttgagaATTGATCAAATTGAAATATGTCTGTCCAGGTGATGATGAAAACACATCTTCAAATGTTTCTTGTTATGCTATGAGCAACAATGAGTTGTGAACCATGACACAAAGAATTACATGTCAACACTGAAAACAAAATCTGTGACAAAGTCATAGAATTAAGAGGATAGAATTTTAGTCATAAGTCATGTCagctttgttgttttcttgtaGTATCCACTTTCTCCAGCAGGTGGGGCCATATGACTTTGCCTTGCTTTGCTTTAGTCTGTAGGTTTGATATGTTTAAGGACAGATGATCAATCAGGAATCTGACTGGGACAAATTTAATTTTCATGGCAGCCCCTTTATGATGGTTAGACAGTGCAACAATATAATCAGATTTTGTTATCAGAATACATCTTAAGTCACATTATGATAAAAGTCACCCCAACCCCCACTGCGTGGTACGAGTCTTTAATGAACCagtcattaaagaaaaaaaaagagcttcccTCTAGTGGGGTGTGTAGTGTCTATTTGATGCCATGGAACTTTTGTCTTTGGCTTTGTTACTGCCCTTAATGAATATTTATCTAGGATAGGTTGAAGTTTCGtggtagggtttcaaattagggttttgaAATAGGATTTTacattagggttagggttttgaagtagaatttcaaactagggtcagggtttcaagctagggttagggttttaaagtagggtttcaaacttgggTCAGAGTTACAAACTAGTGCTCGGTCGACCCCCACCCTGTTCCGAAATCCCATCTGCTCCACTGCCTTGAGTCATTAATAAGTCGTTGGAGAGGCCTTGGAGAGTAATATCTCAAGGTCGTGCAAAGGTTTAAAAAGCAGCGATAGCTCACTCGGTAAGGACCTGACTTGGGGGTGTGCATAAAAAGTGTCCTTATTGGCCTATAGGTCTGGGAATTAGGATTGCTTATTGGAGACCTGCCAATTTGCTCCACAAGCACGAGTGACACGGTCTTGAGCAAGATTCACCAAGTGTAAATATGCTAACTCAGCTGAGTGTGAGCTCACTTAGCTCacccgacaaaaaaaaaaaatggtggttcACTGTATGCATGTGAAAACATGCCTTCATTTATCAACATTTTCCTCGCCGCCTCTCACTTGGTCTCTGTCCATTGCTAGGAGCTGCCCGAAGACATCCGAGCCAACCTGACAGAGGAGCTACCTCAGCCCAGACAAATTCCCAGGAAGCTCAATGAGTACACGCAGGAGGAGATCGATGCCTTCCCCAGGCTCTGGACGCCGTATGTACAAAATCACACATAAGAGATGAACGCTGCTACAGATATTGGTCCCAAACAGTGCCGTGTTTTGTATATTGGAAATGGTCAAGGACAACAAGGGCCATTTTACTTGATGCTTTTAAACTCTTGGCTGCTGTAGGAAAGCTCCAGATGGTTGAAAGTGCTGCAGCTGTTCATGTAATAAAGAAATGGAGCTAACTCAGGCTCTCCGGAGAGTCTTTAGTGGCAACGTAAAAAGCATAAACAGATAAATAGAGTGTGCAGTAACAATCTGcctcaaaagtcaaacaaaatttGGGTTGGCAAGCCAACATCATGCATGATACCATGAttgaagtttttctttttttgtgtgtttgggggggggggggggggcatcacaaACGTAATAATTTTGTCCTATGGGAAAGGCAAATTGTGAGCAGCTGACATTATTGTGGCCGTTCAGTACAATATGATCAATACAATCAATTAACATCTTAATCTAATTTCAACATCACAAGAATTTAATTATAGCAATCCCATAAAATGCCACAAGGGGCCAGTATCATCCTGCAAACACAGAGGGTCACTTCTCTTTGTAGGACAGTTAAGAATGTTACTTAAGCAAAATGttcttgcatttatttattcaatcttTGTGGGTTCAGTTACATTCTGTGACTCCCTTCAGTTTCATTTGTGTTGTCTGGTGTGTGCCGGCTTTGATTTAAACGGACGTCACTTGTCATTTC from Syngnathus typhle isolate RoL2023-S1 ecotype Sweden linkage group LG10, RoL_Styp_1.0, whole genome shotgun sequence includes these protein-coding regions:
- the mrpl13 gene encoding 39S ribosomal protein L13, mitochondrial isoform X2, with translation MSSFSRSAQQWATFARSWFLIDARLQPPGKIAAMCSIRLQGKHKPIYHALSDCGDHVVIINSKHIAFSGNKWEQKVYSSHTGYPGSFKQVTAAQLHHKDPKAIVKLAIYGKLPRNLHRRTMMQRLHIFPEDELPEDIRANLTEELPQPRQIPRKLNEYTQEEIDAFPRLWTPPEDFKMK
- the mrpl13 gene encoding 39S ribosomal protein L13, mitochondrial isoform X1; translated protein: MAKSINAQDFRKQWATFARSWFLIDARLQPPGKIAAMCSIRLQGKHKPIYHALSDCGDHVVIINSKHIAFSGNKWEQKVYSSHTGYPGSFKQVTAAQLHHKDPKAIVKLAIYGKLPRNLHRRTMMQRLHIFPEDELPEDIRANLTEELPQPRQIPRKLNEYTQEEIDAFPRLWTPPEDFKMK